A single window of Eucalyptus grandis isolate ANBG69807.140 chromosome 1, ASM1654582v1, whole genome shotgun sequence DNA harbors:
- the LOC104429843 gene encoding uncharacterized protein LOC104429843, with protein MDRKKKIEKFQTVLDDLVNVNSLFTFAMFIGISFVSANPHSLVSQKECQTSQATRMLLMLDEVVSFVCFLLSSIVATALKMHLSTQLSEIDDHHEPKPGGLPMKGLRSFMITVSVASSVLGCVYLTLSMFNVIRVLLGNITCGDSDTVQAAGALIAINVLALLVYAPSMGYAVFQSHSMLD; from the exons At GGaccggaagaagaaaatagagaaattccaaacgGTGCTGGACGATCTGGTGAACGTGAACTCCCTCTTCACCTTCGCGATGTTCATCGGGATATCCTTCGTGAGTGCCAACCCCCACAGCCTCGTGTCTCAGAAAGAGTGCCAAACTAGCCAGGCAACGAGAATGTTGCTTATGCTCGACGAGGTGGTTTCCTTCGTGTGCTTCCTGCTCTCGAGCATCGTCGCCACGGCCCTCAAGATGCACCTCTCCACGCAGCTCTCCGAGATCGACGACCACCACGAACCCAAACCGGGGGGGCTGCCGATGAAAGGATTGAGGAGCTTCATGATCACGGTGTCGGTGGCCAGTTCGGTCCTCGGCTGCGTCTACCTGACTCTGTCGATGTTCAACGTGATCCGCGTGCTCCTCGGGAATATCACTTGCGGAGACAGCGACACAGTTCAGGCCGCTGGGGCCTTGATTGCCATCAACGTCCTGGCACTGCTCGTCTATGCGCCCTCCATGGGGTACGCTGTCTTTCAATCCCACTCCATGCTCGATTAA
- the LOC120292603 gene encoding uncharacterized protein LOC120292603 codes for MVVEASWTALARLRQLAGMAKQARRHRSCAARQRHAWASVGRQAATAACGGDGVARMGFGWSSSLLGASEQDNKKGGGAVDQQPKKLEAAVEVHQKALDDLVNVNSLFTAAVFVGLAFANAGQQNIEGNKQCEAGVRVARRLVKNEVISFACYLFSSLVAKSLKTHLFTYLISPHTYQQINDTSSKVLRGSMFALSTSTSVIGGVLLLYSMVDMIQLRLGTIACKGTETLNAVGALLAVNIFAWVIYVPFVSHAIYKSTKIFNKVGKPARRLCDKIGC; via the exons ATGGTGGTGGAGGCAAGCTGGACAGCCCTAGCAAGGCTAAGGCAGCTTGCTGGAATGGCGAAACAAGCGAGACGGCATCGGAGTTGCGCGGCGAGGCAGAGGCATGCATGGGCGAGCGTGGGGCGGCAAGCGGCAACAGCGGCATGCGGTGGGGACGGGGTGGCTCGAATGGGCTTCGGCTGGTCTTCTAGCTTGCTAGGTGCGTCCGAACAAGACAATAAGAAAGGAGGAGGGGCGGTTGACCAACAG CCCAAAAAGCTGGAGGCGGCAGTGGAGGTCCATCAGAAAGCACTGGACGATCTGGTGAACGTGAACTCGCTCTTCACCGCCGCGGTCTTCGTGGGCCTGGCGTTCGCGAACGCTGGACAACAGAACATAGAGGGCAACAAGCAGTGTGAAGCTGGAGTTCGGGTGGCAAGGAGGCTGGTCAAGAACGAAGTGATATCGTTCGCGTGCTATCTCTTTTCCAGCCTCGTGGCCAAATCCCTCAAGACCCACCTCTTCACCTACCTCATCTCCCCACACACTTACCAACAAATCAATGACACGTCGAGCAAGGTGCTGAGAGGATCCATGTTCGCTCTCTCCACGTCGACCTCCGTCATTGGCGGCGTGTTGCTCTTGTACTCCATGGTCGACATGATTCAGCTCCGGCTCGGCACGATCGCTTGCAAAGGTACCGAGACATTAAATGCTGTCGGTGCCCTGTTGGCGGTCAACATATTCGCGTGGGTTATCTATGTACCATTTGTCTCCCATGCCATCTATAAATCCACGAAGATCTTCAATAAGGTAGGAAAACCAGCCAGAAGATTGTGCGACAAAATCGGCTGCTAA